The Bubalus bubalis isolate 160015118507 breed Murrah chromosome 18, NDDB_SH_1, whole genome shotgun sequence genome contains a region encoding:
- the LOC102398634 gene encoding zinc finger protein 569 isoform X2, which produces MKLMYSLLFGLSSLSGEIWGMDEQLKIQDRLLTQLEDKFTKTLTEEKVSECHKKFANAFPLNSDFFPSSHSVYEYDLFGKCLEHNNLNYYERIFIGREDCVYKDPVKSFGNSLSHLVVTPFKCNHCGKGFDQTLDLIRHLRIHTGEKPYECKKCRKAFGHKEKLIKHHKIHSREQSYECNECGKAFIKMSNLIRHQRIHTGEKPYACKECGKSFSQKSNLIDHEKIHTGEKPYECHECGKAFSQKQSLIAHQKVHTGEKPYACNECGKAFPRIASLALHMRSHTGEKPYKCDKCGKAFSQFSMLIIHVRIHTGEKPYECNECGKSFSQSSALTVHMRSHTGEKPYECKECRKAFSHKKNFITHQKIHTREKPYECNECGKAFIQMSNLVRHQRIHTGEKPYICKECGKAFSQKSNLIAHEKIHSGEKPYECNECGKAFSQKQNFITHQKVHTGEKPYDCNECGKAFSQIASLTLHLRSHTGEKPYECDKCGKAFSQCSLLNLHMRSHTGEKPYVCNECGKAFSQRTSLIVHMRGHTGEKPYECNKCGKAFSQSSSLTIHIRGHTGEKPFDCSKCGKAFSQISSLTLHMRKHTGEKPYHCNECGKAFSQKSHLVRHQRIHTY; this is translated from the exons ATGAAGTTGATGTATAGTTTGCTTTTTGGGTTGTCATCTTTATCCG GAGAAATATGGGGGATGGATGAGCAGCTGAAAATTCAGGACAGACTTTTGACACAACTTGAAGATAAATTCACAAAAACACTGACTGAAGAAAAAGTCAGTGAATGTCATAAGAAATTTGCAAATGCATTTCCTCTGAACTCAgacttttttccttccagtcaCAGTGTCTATGAATATGACTTATTTGGAAAGTGTTTAGAACATAATAATTTGAACTATTATGAGAGAATCTTTATAGGAAGAGAAGACTGTGTATATAAGGACCCTGTGAAATCATTTGGCAATAGCTTATCCCATCTTGTAGTAACCCCCTTTAAGTGTAATCATTGTGGAAAAGGTTTTGATCAAACTTTGGACCTCATCAGACACttgagaattcatactggagagaaaccctatgaatgtaaaaaatgtagaaaagctTTCGGTCACAAGGAAAAACTGATTAAACATCATAAAATTCACAGTAGGGAGCAGTCTtatgaatgtaatgaatgtgggaaagcttTCATTAAAATGTCAAATCTCATTAGACATCAACGAatccatactggagagaaaccctatgcGTGTAAGGAGTGTGGGAAATCCTTCAGCCAGAAATCAAATCTAATTGATCATGAaaaaattcatactggagagaaaccttatgaatGTCATGAGTGTGGAAAAGCATTCAGCCAGAAGCAAAGCCTCATTGCACATCAGAAAGTTCATACTGGGGAGAAACCTTATGCATGTAATGAATGTGGTAAAGCCTTCCCACGAATAGCATCTCTTGCTCTTCATATGAGAAgtcatacaggagagaaaccttataaatgtgaTAAATGTGGAAAAGCCTTCTCTCAGTTTTCCATGCTTATTATACATGTGAGAATTCATACAggtgagaaaccctatgaatgtaatgaatgtggaaaaTCTTTCTCTCAAAGCTCAGCCCTTACTGTACATATGAGAAGtcatactggtgagaaacctTACGAATGTAAGGAATGTAGAAAAGCTTTCAGCCACAAGAAGAACTTCATTACACACCAAAAGATTCATACTAGAgagaaaccttatgaatgtaatgaatgtgggaaagcttTCATTCAGATGTCAAATCTTGTTAGACAccagagaattcacactggagaaaaacccTATATATGTAAGGAATGTGGTAAAGCCTTTAGCCAGAAATCAAATCTCATTGCTCATGAAAAAATTCAttctggagagaaaccctatgaatgtaatgaatgtgggaaagccttcagccaaaagcaaaactttattacacatcagaaagttcacactggagagaaaccttatgatTGTAATGAATGTGGTAAAGCCTTCTCTCAAATTGCTTCCCTTACTCTTCATCTGAGAAGTCACACAGGGGAAAAGCCTTATGAATGTGAtaaatgtgggaaagccttctcTCAGTGCTCACTGCTTAATTTACATATGAGAAGTCATACAGGTGAGAAACCCTATGTatgtaatgaatgtggaaaaGCTTTCTCTCAAAGAACTTCCCTTATTGTACACATGAGAGGCCATACAGGTgagaaaccttatgaatgtaACAAATGTGGAAAAGCCTTCTCCCAAAGTTCCTCCCTTACAATACATATACGAGGTCATACAGGTGAGAAACCCTTTGACTGTAGTAAATGTGGAAAAGCCTTTTCCCAAATCTCATCTCTTACACTTCATATGAGAAAACATACAGGTGAGAAGCCTTATCATTGTAATGAGTGTGGTAAGGCCTTCAGCCAAAAGTCACACCTTGTTAGACACCAGAGAATTCATACTTATTAG
- the LOC102398634 gene encoding zinc finger protein 569 isoform X1, with amino-acid sequence MNEFQDTVTFKDVAIDFTQEEWQQLDPAQRNLYRNVMLENYNNLITVGCPFTKPDVIFKLEQEEEPWVMEEEVLKKHCPGEIWGMDEQLKIQDRLLTQLEDKFTKTLTEEKVSECHKKFANAFPLNSDFFPSSHSVYEYDLFGKCLEHNNLNYYERIFIGREDCVYKDPVKSFGNSLSHLVVTPFKCNHCGKGFDQTLDLIRHLRIHTGEKPYECKKCRKAFGHKEKLIKHHKIHSREQSYECNECGKAFIKMSNLIRHQRIHTGEKPYACKECGKSFSQKSNLIDHEKIHTGEKPYECHECGKAFSQKQSLIAHQKVHTGEKPYACNECGKAFPRIASLALHMRSHTGEKPYKCDKCGKAFSQFSMLIIHVRIHTGEKPYECNECGKSFSQSSALTVHMRSHTGEKPYECKECRKAFSHKKNFITHQKIHTREKPYECNECGKAFIQMSNLVRHQRIHTGEKPYICKECGKAFSQKSNLIAHEKIHSGEKPYECNECGKAFSQKQNFITHQKVHTGEKPYDCNECGKAFSQIASLTLHLRSHTGEKPYECDKCGKAFSQCSLLNLHMRSHTGEKPYVCNECGKAFSQRTSLIVHMRGHTGEKPYECNKCGKAFSQSSSLTIHIRGHTGEKPFDCSKCGKAFSQISSLTLHMRKHTGEKPYHCNECGKAFSQKSHLVRHQRIHTY; translated from the exons atgaatgAATTCCAG GACACGGTGACATTCAAAGATGTGGCTATTGACTTCACTCAGGAAGAGTGGCAGCAATTGGATCCAGCTCAAAGGAACCTGTACCGGAATGTGATGCTAGAAAACTATAACAACTTAATCACAGTAG GATGTCCATTCACCAAACCTGATGTGATTTTCAAGTTGGAGCAAGAAGAAGAACCATGGGTCATGGAGGAAGAAGTGTTAAAGAAACATTGTCCAG GAGAAATATGGGGGATGGATGAGCAGCTGAAAATTCAGGACAGACTTTTGACACAACTTGAAGATAAATTCACAAAAACACTGACTGAAGAAAAAGTCAGTGAATGTCATAAGAAATTTGCAAATGCATTTCCTCTGAACTCAgacttttttccttccagtcaCAGTGTCTATGAATATGACTTATTTGGAAAGTGTTTAGAACATAATAATTTGAACTATTATGAGAGAATCTTTATAGGAAGAGAAGACTGTGTATATAAGGACCCTGTGAAATCATTTGGCAATAGCTTATCCCATCTTGTAGTAACCCCCTTTAAGTGTAATCATTGTGGAAAAGGTTTTGATCAAACTTTGGACCTCATCAGACACttgagaattcatactggagagaaaccctatgaatgtaaaaaatgtagaaaagctTTCGGTCACAAGGAAAAACTGATTAAACATCATAAAATTCACAGTAGGGAGCAGTCTtatgaatgtaatgaatgtgggaaagcttTCATTAAAATGTCAAATCTCATTAGACATCAACGAatccatactggagagaaaccctatgcGTGTAAGGAGTGTGGGAAATCCTTCAGCCAGAAATCAAATCTAATTGATCATGAaaaaattcatactggagagaaaccttatgaatGTCATGAGTGTGGAAAAGCATTCAGCCAGAAGCAAAGCCTCATTGCACATCAGAAAGTTCATACTGGGGAGAAACCTTATGCATGTAATGAATGTGGTAAAGCCTTCCCACGAATAGCATCTCTTGCTCTTCATATGAGAAgtcatacaggagagaaaccttataaatgtgaTAAATGTGGAAAAGCCTTCTCTCAGTTTTCCATGCTTATTATACATGTGAGAATTCATACAggtgagaaaccctatgaatgtaatgaatgtggaaaaTCTTTCTCTCAAAGCTCAGCCCTTACTGTACATATGAGAAGtcatactggtgagaaacctTACGAATGTAAGGAATGTAGAAAAGCTTTCAGCCACAAGAAGAACTTCATTACACACCAAAAGATTCATACTAGAgagaaaccttatgaatgtaatgaatgtgggaaagcttTCATTCAGATGTCAAATCTTGTTAGACAccagagaattcacactggagaaaaacccTATATATGTAAGGAATGTGGTAAAGCCTTTAGCCAGAAATCAAATCTCATTGCTCATGAAAAAATTCAttctggagagaaaccctatgaatgtaatgaatgtgggaaagccttcagccaaaagcaaaactttattacacatcagaaagttcacactggagagaaaccttatgatTGTAATGAATGTGGTAAAGCCTTCTCTCAAATTGCTTCCCTTACTCTTCATCTGAGAAGTCACACAGGGGAAAAGCCTTATGAATGTGAtaaatgtgggaaagccttctcTCAGTGCTCACTGCTTAATTTACATATGAGAAGTCATACAGGTGAGAAACCCTATGTatgtaatgaatgtggaaaaGCTTTCTCTCAAAGAACTTCCCTTATTGTACACATGAGAGGCCATACAGGTgagaaaccttatgaatgtaACAAATGTGGAAAAGCCTTCTCCCAAAGTTCCTCCCTTACAATACATATACGAGGTCATACAGGTGAGAAACCCTTTGACTGTAGTAAATGTGGAAAAGCCTTTTCCCAAATCTCATCTCTTACACTTCATATGAGAAAACATACAGGTGAGAAGCCTTATCATTGTAATGAGTGTGGTAAGGCCTTCAGCCAAAAGTCACACCTTGTTAGACACCAGAGAATTCATACTTATTAG